The following are encoded in a window of Kineococcus endophyticus genomic DNA:
- a CDS encoding DNA polymerase → MPVLDHPVLRALRGLPAVPRLGLAVVPGGVGLAVPQGRWGVPTDDPAGLLGALESEFAPRWTWWSAASTLGRTAPVHLARCHDLAAVHRVVEGGHREDPGAVWAAAQGLPLPPPLSRRPAAAHGTGLLDLDGASDAGDPVAQDGTMAPAWADGRAFDTDSGERLDRAARWAALALEVAAAQDARLAALPDRRAAPAGPPLPVQTGYAESAAAALAVELSRTGLPLDRTTAEEIVGAAVGPRPADEAAERRARAARDSLVREHLGPGGEGVDLRNPAQVLAALRGLGFDVPDTRAHRLERLRDAHPAVAALLLWRKAERLATTYGYPWLDEHVGSDGRLRGAWSSADAAAGRMTAQAGLHNLPAELRPAVAAEPGHVLVRADLGQVEPRVLAAVSGDPGLVAATRDADLYAPVAAALGADRPTAKIAVLAAMYGQTSGAAGEALRRMERAYPRALAYLRAAEDAGREGRDVRTYGGRLVRISDLAPAEPGAATAARGRFARNAVVQGAAAELFKAWAATVRAGLAGTGGRIVLCLHDELLLHVLEPDADRSAALLESALQQTASRWASGSGVRFVADVSVVRRWSEAK, encoded by the coding sequence GTGCCCGTCCTCGACCACCCCGTCCTGCGCGCCCTGCGCGGCCTGCCCGCGGTGCCCCGGCTGGGTCTGGCGGTCGTCCCGGGCGGCGTGGGGCTGGCCGTGCCGCAGGGGCGGTGGGGCGTCCCCACCGACGACCCGGCCGGACTGCTGGGGGCGCTGGAGAGCGAGTTCGCGCCGCGGTGGACGTGGTGGTCGGCCGCGTCCACGCTCGGGAGGACCGCGCCCGTGCACCTCGCCCGCTGCCACGACCTCGCCGCCGTCCACCGCGTCGTCGAAGGCGGTCACCGCGAGGACCCGGGCGCCGTGTGGGCTGCGGCGCAGGGACTCCCGCTCCCACCACCCCTCTCGCGCCGGCCCGCCGCCGCCCACGGCACCGGGCTGCTCGACCTCGACGGCGCGTCGGACGCCGGCGACCCGGTCGCGCAGGACGGGACGATGGCCCCCGCCTGGGCCGACGGCCGGGCGTTCGACACCGACTCCGGGGAACGCCTCGACCGCGCCGCCCGGTGGGCGGCCCTCGCCCTCGAGGTCGCGGCCGCCCAGGACGCCCGCCTCGCCGCCCTGCCGGACCGCCGTGCCGCACCCGCCGGGCCGCCCCTGCCCGTGCAGACGGGGTACGCCGAGTCCGCCGCGGCGGCGCTCGCGGTCGAACTGTCCCGCACGGGGTTGCCGCTGGACCGGACGACGGCCGAGGAGATCGTCGGGGCCGCCGTGGGTCCGCGTCCGGCCGACGAGGCCGCGGAACGTCGGGCCCGCGCGGCCCGGGACAGCCTCGTGCGCGAACACCTCGGGCCGGGCGGGGAGGGCGTCGACCTGCGCAATCCCGCGCAGGTGCTCGCGGCGCTGCGCGGGCTGGGGTTCGACGTCCCCGACACCCGCGCGCACCGGCTGGAACGGTTGCGCGACGCCCACCCGGCGGTCGCCGCCCTCCTGCTGTGGCGCAAGGCCGAACGGCTCGCGACGACGTACGGGTACCCGTGGCTCGACGAGCACGTCGGGTCCGACGGCAGGTTGCGCGGGGCCTGGTCGTCGGCCGACGCCGCCGCGGGGCGCATGACGGCGCAGGCGGGGTTGCACAACCTCCCCGCGGAACTGCGGCCGGCCGTCGCCGCCGAACCCGGGCACGTCCTCGTCCGCGCGGACCTCGGACAGGTCGAACCGCGCGTCCTGGCGGCCGTCTCCGGCGATCCCGGTCTCGTCGCCGCCACCCGCGACGCGGACCTCTACGCCCCCGTCGCCGCGGCCCTCGGCGCGGACCGGCCCACCGCGAAGATCGCCGTCCTCGCCGCGATGTACGGCCAGACGTCGGGCGCCGCGGGAGAGGCGTTGCGGCGCATGGAACGCGCCTACCCACGCGCCCTGGCGTACCTGCGGGCCGCCGAGGACGCGGGCCGGGAAGGCCGTGACGTCCGGACCTACGGCGGGCGGCTCGTCCGGATCTCCGACCTCGCGCCCGCCGAACCCGGCGCCGCCACCGCGGCCCGGGGCCGGTTCGCCCGCAACGCCGTCGTCCAAGGCGCCGCGGCGGAACTGTTCAAGGCCTGGGCCGCGACGGTGCGGGCCGGGCTCGCCGGGACGGGCGGCCGGATCGTGCTGTGCCTGCACGACGAACTCCTGCTGCACGTTCTCGAACCCGACGCCGACCGCTCCGCCGCGCTGCTGGAGTCGGCGCTGCAGCAGACGGCGTCGCGGTGGGCGTCGGGGTCGGGGGTGCGGTTCGTCGCCGACGTGTCGGTCGTGCGGCGGTGGTCGGAGGCGAAGTGA
- a CDS encoding acyl-CoA dehydrogenase family protein yields MTDLPDTPDQDLLALDGLLSREERATRDRVRAFVDEHVRPHVARWYEDAHFPRELMPELGRLGVLGMHLHDEGCPGRSAVEYGLAALELEAGDSGLRTAVSVQGSLAMSAISKHGSEEQKARWLPEMAAGRAVGCFGLTEPDAGSDPGSMTTTARRDGSDWVLDGRKRWIGLASLADVAVVWARTDEGVRGFLVPTDSPGFAARPIVPKLSMRASVQCDVDLDGVRLPADAQLPGARGLSGPFACLNEARYGIVWGVLGAARDSYLDALRWSLTRRQFDRPLAGFQLTQRKLTDMAVAIAKGQLLALHLGRLKDAGALEPHQISVGKLDNTRVAIEVCREARTVLGGNGVTLEHSPLRHASNLESVRTYEGTDEVHTLVVGQRLTGISAFR; encoded by the coding sequence GTGACCGACCTGCCGGACACCCCCGACCAGGACCTGCTGGCCCTCGACGGCCTGCTGTCGCGCGAGGAACGGGCCACCCGCGACCGGGTGCGGGCCTTCGTCGACGAGCACGTCCGTCCCCACGTCGCCCGCTGGTACGAGGACGCCCACTTCCCCCGCGAGCTCATGCCCGAGCTGGGCCGCCTCGGCGTCCTCGGGATGCACCTGCACGACGAGGGCTGCCCAGGGCGCAGCGCCGTCGAGTACGGCCTCGCCGCGCTGGAGCTGGAGGCCGGGGACTCCGGGCTGCGGACCGCCGTCAGCGTCCAGGGGTCGCTGGCCATGAGCGCGATCTCGAAGCACGGGTCGGAGGAGCAGAAGGCGCGGTGGCTGCCCGAGATGGCCGCGGGCCGGGCCGTCGGCTGCTTCGGGCTCACCGAACCCGACGCCGGGTCCGACCCCGGCAGCATGACGACGACCGCGCGACGCGACGGGTCGGACTGGGTCCTCGACGGCCGCAAGCGGTGGATCGGGCTGGCCAGCCTCGCCGACGTGGCCGTCGTGTGGGCGCGCACCGACGAGGGTGTCCGGGGTTTCCTCGTGCCGACGGACTCCCCCGGGTTCGCGGCGCGCCCCATCGTCCCGAAGCTGTCGATGCGCGCGTCGGTCCAGTGCGACGTCGACCTCGACGGCGTCCGGCTGCCCGCGGACGCGCAGCTGCCGGGAGCGCGGGGGCTGAGCGGACCGTTCGCCTGCCTCAACGAGGCGCGCTACGGGATCGTCTGGGGCGTCCTGGGAGCCGCCCGCGACAGCTACCTCGACGCGCTGCGCTGGTCGCTGACCCGGCGGCAGTTCGACCGGCCGCTCGCGGGGTTCCAGCTCACCCAGCGCAAGCTGACCGACATGGCCGTCGCGATCGCCAAGGGGCAGCTGCTGGCCCTGCACCTCGGACGGTTGAAGGACGCCGGGGCCCTCGAGCCGCACCAGATCTCCGTCGGCAAGCTCGACAACACCCGGGTCGCGATCGAGGTCTGCCGGGAAGCCCGGACCGTGCTCGGCGGCAACGGTGTGACGCTCGAGCACTCGCCGCTGCGGCACGCCTCGAACCTCGAGAGCGTGCGGACGTACGAGGGCACCGACGAGGTCCACACGCTCGTCGTCGGGCAGCGGCTCACGGGGATCTCCGCCTTCCGCTGA
- a CDS encoding CaiB/BaiF CoA transferase family protein, protein MGSRTDAPSSDAARRPLEGVLVADFSRVLAGPLATLHLADLGARVVKVERPGSGDETRRWGPPFSATGTTYFDSVNRNKESVCLDLSDAGDRELARELVRRADVLVGNFRPGSAAGFAPDELATLNPRLVTVSITGFGSAGGADRPGYDFVVQALGGLMSITGPPGHPTKVGVALVDVLCGKDATIGVLAALARRAVDGRGSHVEVDLLSSLQAGLVNQVQAYLGTGVDPQPLDDAHPSIAPYELLTCADGPLAVACGTDAMFARLVDALGAPALARDARFATNADRVRNRPSLRAELADLLRTTTTVDAEALLVRAGVPAGRVGTIGDGLRLAGSLGLDPLLDVVDVDGAVVGRQVRSPVRLDRTGPPRRDAPPRLGEHDDAVRRWLSTPMEETP, encoded by the coding sequence GTGGGGTCCCGCACCGACGCGCCCTCCTCGGACGCTGCCCGCCGGCCGCTCGAGGGGGTCCTCGTCGCGGACTTCTCCCGGGTGCTCGCCGGACCGCTGGCCACCCTCCACCTCGCCGACCTCGGCGCCCGCGTCGTCAAGGTCGAGCGCCCGGGGTCCGGGGACGAGACGCGGCGGTGGGGCCCACCCTTCAGCGCCACGGGGACGACGTACTTCGACAGCGTGAACCGGAACAAGGAGTCGGTCTGCCTCGACCTCTCCGACGCCGGCGACCGGGAACTCGCCCGCGAACTCGTGCGGCGCGCCGACGTCCTCGTGGGGAACTTCCGGCCCGGCTCGGCCGCGGGGTTCGCCCCGGACGAGCTCGCGACCCTGAACCCCCGGCTCGTCACCGTGTCCATCACCGGGTTCGGCAGCGCCGGCGGGGCGGACCGGCCGGGGTACGACTTCGTGGTGCAGGCCCTCGGCGGGCTCATGAGCATCACCGGACCGCCCGGGCACCCGACGAAGGTGGGCGTCGCGCTCGTCGACGTGCTGTGCGGCAAGGACGCGACGATCGGGGTCCTCGCGGCACTGGCCCGCCGCGCCGTCGACGGCCGCGGCAGCCACGTCGAGGTCGACCTGCTCTCCAGCCTGCAGGCCGGTCTCGTCAACCAGGTCCAGGCCTACCTCGGCACGGGCGTCGACCCGCAGCCCCTCGACGACGCCCACCCCTCGATCGCCCCGTACGAACTGCTGACCTGCGCCGACGGGCCCCTGGCCGTCGCTTGCGGCACGGACGCGATGTTCGCCCGCCTCGTCGACGCCCTCGGCGCCCCCGCCCTCGCGCGGGACGCGCGGTTCGCGACGAACGCCGACCGCGTCCGGAACCGTCCCTCCCTCCGCGCGGAGCTGGCGGACCTGTTGCGCACGACGACGACCGTCGACGCCGAGGCCCTGCTCGTCCGGGCCGGGGTTCCCGCCGGTCGCGTGGGGACCATCGGGGACGGCCTGCGCCTGGCGGGGTCGCTCGGGCTGGACCCGCTCCTGGACGTCGTCGACGTGGACGGCGCCGTCGTCGGCCGGCAGGTGCGCAGCCCGGTCCGGCTGGACCGCACCGGGCCGCCCCGGCGCGACGCCCCACCCCGCCTCGGCGAGCACGACGACGCCGTCCGCCGCTGGCTCAGCACCCCGATGGAGGAGACCCCGTGA
- a CDS encoding methyl-accepting chemotaxis protein: protein MTAVLRRMGVGARLGAAFGVVLVLLGLTGTAALLGGRAQSRAADRTADLAVLTAYVADQKYYDADVSGWQAAYAWDTYRVGPAAAVEDDSANRAGFLADKAKLLAALQAAPVQFMTAQEKAVNAQITQKWTDYFASDDRAVAQYGAGDLAGAENTIQNESWVVYADILTQTQELTDSVAKRSAAVRAEGRAAAERSRTLVLAAVAAAVALVVLLLVALTRSIVVPLRRNVSDLGRIADGDLTVEPVVDGRDEFRSMAEALAAAVVSTRRTVSGVVEHAQAVAGQADDLSSRAASLSAANARTGAETDRAAASAGAVSGEVATLAAGAEELGASIAEISSGMASSSSVAREAVEVAEATRTAVAGLGEATRDIASVVKTITSIAAQTNLLALNATIEAARAGEAGRGFAVVAGEVKELAQETGSATEDIAGKVAAIQRGSEEAAAAIARIAEVIGRVDDYQASISAAVEEQNAVTADLARTVAGAAAGADDISTMLAGVTASGADDRISLELVTGSVESLRDSATRLRETVGAFRL from the coding sequence ATGACCGCGGTGCTCCGACGCATGGGAGTGGGGGCACGCCTCGGGGCGGCCTTCGGGGTCGTGCTGGTCCTGCTCGGGCTGACCGGCACGGCGGCCCTGCTCGGCGGCCGGGCGCAGAGCCGCGCGGCGGACCGCACGGCCGATCTCGCGGTCCTGACCGCCTACGTCGCCGACCAGAAGTACTACGACGCCGACGTCTCCGGCTGGCAGGCCGCCTACGCGTGGGACACCTACCGGGTGGGACCCGCCGCCGCCGTGGAGGACGACTCGGCCAACCGCGCCGGGTTCCTCGCCGACAAGGCCAAGCTCCTGGCCGCGCTCCAGGCCGCCCCGGTGCAGTTCATGACGGCGCAGGAGAAGGCCGTCAACGCGCAGATCACGCAGAAGTGGACGGACTACTTCGCCTCCGACGACCGCGCCGTCGCCCAGTACGGGGCGGGCGACCTGGCCGGGGCCGAGAACACCATCCAGAACGAGAGCTGGGTCGTCTACGCGGACATCCTCACGCAGACGCAGGAGCTCACCGACTCCGTCGCGAAGCGGTCCGCCGCCGTGCGCGCCGAGGGCCGTGCCGCGGCCGAGCGCAGCCGGACGCTGGTCCTGGCGGCCGTCGCGGCGGCCGTCGCGCTGGTCGTCCTGCTGCTGGTGGCGCTGACCCGCAGCATCGTCGTCCCCCTGCGCCGCAACGTCTCCGACCTCGGTCGCATCGCCGACGGCGACCTGACCGTGGAGCCCGTCGTGGACGGCCGCGACGAGTTCCGGAGCATGGCCGAGGCGCTCGCGGCCGCCGTGGTCTCGACCCGCCGCACGGTGTCCGGGGTCGTCGAGCACGCCCAGGCCGTCGCCGGGCAGGCCGACGACCTCTCCTCGCGCGCTGCGTCCCTGTCCGCGGCGAACGCCCGCACGGGGGCCGAGACCGACCGTGCCGCGGCCTCGGCCGGCGCGGTTTCCGGCGAGGTCGCCACCCTGGCCGCGGGCGCGGAGGAACTGGGCGCCTCCATCGCCGAGATCTCCTCCGGCATGGCGTCCTCGTCGTCGGTGGCCCGGGAGGCCGTCGAGGTGGCCGAGGCGACCCGGACCGCCGTGGCCGGGCTCGGCGAGGCGACGCGCGACATCGCCAGCGTCGTCAAGACGATCACGTCGATCGCCGCGCAGACCAACCTGCTGGCGCTCAACGCGACCATCGAGGCCGCCCGCGCGGGCGAGGCGGGTCGTGGCTTCGCGGTCGTCGCCGGGGAGGTCAAGGAGCTGGCCCAGGAGACCGGGTCCGCGACCGAGGACATCGCCGGAAAGGTGGCGGCGATCCAGCGCGGCAGCGAGGAGGCGGCCGCCGCGATCGCGCGCATCGCCGAGGTCATCGGACGCGTCGATGACTACCAGGCCTCCATCTCCGCGGCCGTGGAGGAGCAGAACGCCGTGACCGCGGACCTCGCCCGCACGGTGGCCGGCGCGGCCGCCGGCGCGGACGACATCTCGACGATGCTCGCGGGCGTCACCGCCTCGGGAGCCGACGACCGGATCAGCCTCGAGCTCGTCACCGGGTCGGTGGAGTCGTTGCGCGACAGCGCTACCCGGCTGCGGGAGACGGTCGGCGCCTTCCGCCTGTGA
- a CDS encoding S9 family peptidase: MPDTTASPAPASAFADLDAFAALPRVSGLALSHDGTRLVTTVATLTPDGTRWRGALWEVDPAGRRPAHRLTRGRTAESSPVFAPDGSLLFTSARPDAEAGDAPDDPPAALWALPATGEARCVASRPGGVSGPRTARTSAAVVVASDTLPGADDSTEGPTSDAARRKARKDATVNAVLHSGYPVRYWDTDLGPDEPRWLTLDLPAETAAGQREPAAWRDLTPVPGRRYDEATAALTPDGSALVTTESVPGPGGSQRSRLVVLDRTDGSLRVLADDPAREFASPSVSPDGRWVAAVAESLSTPVDPPTLRLVLVPFDGSSAPRDVVPGWEVWGAGTPQWGPGSDALFLAVDDHGRAPVHRVDLRADGESSVRRLSTDDGAYSDLQVAPDGTAVYAVRAAVDAPPAVVRLDASTAGEAVVLPGPADAPELPGTLTEVRTTAADGAELRAWLCLPAGAGPERPAPLLLWIHGGPLSSWNSWSWRWNPWLAVARGYAVLLPDPGLSTGYGAQFLARGWGAWGAEPYTDLLAVTDAALERDDLDPERTAAMGGSFGGYMANWVAGHTDRFRAIVTHASLFALEQFGATTDAAHYWRREMTPAMVAANDPAAHAGNIVTPMLVIHGDKDYRVPIGEALRLWWVLNEQWTGDPADLPHRFLYFPDENHWVLTPKHSALWYETVFAFLATHVHGVPFETPDLLR, translated from the coding sequence GTGCCGGACACCACCGCCAGCCCCGCCCCTGCGTCGGCCTTCGCCGACCTCGACGCCTTCGCCGCGCTGCCGCGCGTCAGCGGCCTCGCCCTGTCCCACGACGGGACGCGGCTGGTGACGACGGTCGCGACGCTCACCCCGGACGGAACCCGGTGGCGGGGTGCGCTGTGGGAGGTCGACCCGGCGGGCCGCCGTCCGGCCCACCGCCTGACCCGGGGCCGGACGGCGGAGTCCTCGCCGGTGTTCGCCCCCGACGGCTCCCTCCTCTTCACGTCGGCCCGGCCCGACGCCGAGGCGGGCGACGCACCGGACGACCCGCCGGCGGCGCTGTGGGCGCTGCCGGCGACGGGGGAGGCGCGCTGCGTCGCCTCCCGGCCGGGCGGGGTCTCCGGCCCCCGCACGGCGCGGACCTCGGCGGCCGTCGTCGTCGCGTCGGACACGTTGCCCGGCGCCGACGACAGCACCGAGGGACCGACGTCGGACGCCGCCCGCCGGAAGGCGCGCAAGGACGCGACGGTGAACGCCGTCCTGCACTCCGGGTACCCCGTCCGGTACTGGGACACCGACCTCGGACCCGACGAACCCCGCTGGCTGACGCTGGACCTGCCGGCGGAGACCGCGGCGGGTCAGCGCGAACCGGCGGCCTGGCGCGACCTGACGCCGGTCCCCGGCCGTCGCTACGACGAGGCGACGGCGGCGCTGACCCCCGACGGCTCCGCCCTCGTCACCACCGAGAGCGTGCCGGGCCCGGGCGGGTCGCAGCGCTCCCGGCTCGTCGTCCTCGACCGCACCGACGGCTCGCTGCGCGTGCTGGCCGACGACCCCGCCCGGGAGTTCGCCTCACCGTCGGTCTCCCCGGACGGGCGCTGGGTCGCCGCCGTCGCCGAGAGCCTGTCGACCCCGGTCGACCCGCCGACCCTGCGGCTGGTCCTCGTCCCGTTCGACGGGTCGAGCGCGCCGCGCGACGTCGTCCCCGGCTGGGAGGTCTGGGGCGCGGGGACGCCGCAGTGGGGGCCTGGGTCGGACGCCCTGTTCCTCGCCGTCGACGACCACGGCCGGGCGCCCGTGCACCGGGTCGACCTGCGGGCCGACGGCGAGTCCTCGGTGCGCCGGCTCAGCACCGACGACGGCGCCTACTCCGACCTGCAGGTGGCGCCCGACGGCACGGCGGTCTACGCCGTCCGCGCGGCCGTGGACGCGCCCCCGGCGGTCGTGCGCCTGGACGCCTCGACGGCGGGCGAGGCGGTCGTCCTGCCTGGCCCGGCGGATGCACCTGAACTGCCCGGAACCCTCACCGAGGTGCGGACGACCGCCGCGGACGGCGCCGAGCTCCGCGCCTGGTTGTGCCTGCCGGCCGGGGCCGGACCCGAACGCCCCGCGCCGCTGCTGCTGTGGATCCACGGCGGTCCGCTGTCCTCGTGGAACTCCTGGTCCTGGCGGTGGAACCCCTGGCTGGCGGTGGCCCGCGGGTACGCCGTGCTCCTGCCGGACCCGGGCCTGTCGACGGGGTACGGCGCGCAGTTCCTGGCCCGCGGCTGGGGTGCGTGGGGCGCCGAGCCGTACACCGACCTCCTGGCCGTCACCGACGCCGCGCTGGAACGCGACGACCTCGACCCGGAGCGCACGGCGGCGATGGGCGGTTCCTTCGGCGGGTACATGGCGAACTGGGTGGCCGGTCACACCGACCGGTTCCGCGCGATCGTCACGCACGCGAGCCTGTTCGCCCTCGAGCAGTTCGGGGCGACGACGGACGCCGCGCACTACTGGCGGCGCGAGATGACGCCCGCGATGGTGGCGGCCAACGACCCGGCCGCGCACGCCGGGAACATCGTCACGCCGATGCTCGTCATCCACGGCGACAAGGACTACCGCGTGCCGATCGGGGAGGCGCTGCGGCTGTGGTGGGTGCTCAACGAGCAGTGGACGGGTGACCCGGCGGACCTGCCGCACCGCTTCCTGTACTTCCCCGACGAGAACCACTGGGTGCTGACGCCGAAGCACTCCGCGCTCTGGTACGAGACGGTGTTCGCATTCCTCGCCACCCACGTCCACGGGGTGCCGTTCGAGACTCCCGACCTGCTGCGCTGA
- a CDS encoding O-methyltransferase: MRSATGDHDPSQAWTEVDEYLVQTLLPEDEVLELVVDENPAAGLPAIDVSPLQGALLSLLVRMTGARRVLEIGTLGGFSTIHLARALPPGGRVVTCEYEPRHAEVARRNLDRAGFSEVVDVRVGAALDTLPQLQAEGGDPFDLVFIDADKPNNPHYLEWALRLTRPGSVIVGDNVVRGGRVVDEASTDPVVTGTRSFLEALGEDPRLEVTALQTVGSKGWDGFALALVR; the protein is encoded by the coding sequence ATGCGCTCTGCCACCGGCGACCACGATCCGAGCCAGGCGTGGACGGAGGTCGACGAGTACCTCGTCCAGACGCTCCTGCCCGAGGACGAGGTGCTCGAACTCGTCGTCGACGAGAACCCGGCCGCCGGCCTGCCGGCGATCGACGTGTCCCCGCTGCAGGGGGCGCTGCTGTCGCTGCTCGTGCGGATGACCGGGGCCCGCCGGGTCCTGGAGATCGGCACCCTCGGCGGGTTCAGCACGATCCACCTGGCCCGGGCGCTGCCGCCGGGCGGACGGGTCGTCACGTGCGAGTACGAACCCCGGCACGCCGAGGTCGCCCGGCGCAACCTCGACCGCGCCGGGTTCTCCGAGGTCGTGGATGTCCGGGTCGGCGCCGCCCTCGACACGCTGCCGCAGCTGCAGGCCGAGGGTGGCGACCCGTTCGACCTCGTCTTCATCGACGCCGACAAGCCGAACAACCCGCACTACCTCGAGTGGGCCCTGCGGTTGACCCGCCCCGGCAGCGTCATCGTCGGGGACAACGTCGTGCGCGGCGGCCGGGTCGTCGACGAGGCGAGCACCGACCCCGTCGTCACCGGGACCCGCTCGTTCCTCGAAGCCCTCGGCGAGGACCCGCGCCTGGAGGTCACCGCGCTGCAGACCGTCGGGTCGAAGGGCTGGGACGGGTTCGCCCTCGCCCTCGTGCGCTGA
- a CDS encoding DMP19 family protein: MPTPLIDALNVPAITAYELDDRTAPPGLRALGAVLALHGISENGGLVGGGVENLFFSRRLDDVDDAAAGLRWLGLEDVADLVLRARAEFLRFRPTGREELSAADEELWVQLDEEFFAIAPSERLEAAVAARLAQIAPELASP; the protein is encoded by the coding sequence GTGCCGACTCCGCTGATCGACGCGCTGAACGTCCCGGCGATCACGGCGTACGAACTCGACGACCGCACCGCGCCCCCCGGGCTGCGGGCCCTGGGGGCGGTGCTGGCGCTGCACGGGATCTCCGAGAACGGGGGGCTCGTCGGCGGCGGGGTGGAGAACCTCTTCTTCAGCCGCCGCCTCGATGACGTCGACGACGCTGCTGCGGGTCTGCGCTGGCTCGGCCTCGAGGACGTCGCGGACCTCGTCCTGCGTGCGCGGGCGGAGTTCCTGCGGTTCCGGCCCACCGGGCGGGAGGAGCTGTCCGCTGCCGACGAGGAGTTGTGGGTGCAGCTCGACGAGGAGTTCTTCGCGATCGCCCCGTCGGAGCGCTTGGAGGCAGCCGTCGCGGCCCGTCTCGCGCAGATCGCGCCGGAGCTCGCGTCCCCGTGA
- a CDS encoding VOC family protein, with product MKVTPVRFTQDVAAMRRFLVALGLTSTSSSEDGSWVSLEAAGGGEVGLHSTATASSGTPAGSTELAFSTNEPLEAVAARLQEAGFDSRVVEEPYGRVLHVTDPDGREVEVQGTTTDLHGYSEGD from the coding sequence GTGAAGGTCACCCCCGTCCGCTTCACCCAGGACGTCGCCGCCATGCGCCGCTTCCTCGTGGCCCTGGGCCTGACGAGCACGTCGAGCTCGGAGGACGGGTCCTGGGTGAGCCTCGAAGCGGCCGGGGGAGGCGAGGTCGGCCTGCACAGCACCGCGACCGCGAGCTCGGGAACCCCGGCCGGCTCGACGGAGCTGGCGTTCTCGACGAACGAACCGCTCGAGGCCGTCGCCGCGCGGCTGCAGGAGGCCGGCTTCGACTCCCGCGTCGTGGAGGAGCCCTACGGCCGCGTCCTGCACGTCACGGACCCGGACGGCCGCGAGGTCGAGGTGCAGGGCACCACGACCGACCTGCACGGGTACTCCGAGGGCGACTGA
- a CDS encoding aldo/keto reductase: MPVSTSGTIDLGGKTVHRLGYGAMRITGDGVWGPPKDHDEAVRVLRRAVELGVTFIDTADSYGPFVSEDLIREALHDAGGKGTGYGDVVIATKGGLTRHGPDVWPPLGRPEYLRQCILMSLRRLGVERIDLWQLHRIDEKTPREEQFGVIKEFVDEGLALQVGLSEVDVDDVKEAQAAGLTIASVQNRYNLGDRRAEDLLTYCEEQGIAFIPWAPVDAGSLARPGGPLDEIAKDHDATTSQLALAWLLRRSPVIVPIPGTSTVAHLEENLAAADVELSDEEFATLEAAGR; the protein is encoded by the coding sequence GTGCCCGTGTCCACCAGCGGAACCATCGACCTCGGCGGCAAGACCGTCCACCGCCTCGGCTACGGCGCCATGCGCATCACCGGCGACGGCGTCTGGGGCCCGCCGAAGGACCACGACGAAGCCGTCCGCGTGCTGCGTCGCGCCGTCGAGCTCGGCGTCACCTTCATCGACACCGCCGACTCCTACGGCCCGTTCGTCTCCGAGGACCTCATCCGCGAGGCGCTGCACGACGCGGGCGGGAAAGGGACCGGCTACGGCGACGTCGTCATCGCCACCAAGGGCGGGCTGACCCGGCACGGCCCGGACGTCTGGCCGCCGCTGGGTCGCCCGGAGTACCTGCGCCAGTGCATCCTCATGTCCCTGCGCCGCCTCGGCGTCGAACGCATCGACCTGTGGCAGCTGCACCGCATCGACGAGAAGACCCCGCGCGAGGAGCAGTTCGGGGTCATCAAGGAGTTCGTCGACGAGGGCCTCGCGCTGCAGGTCGGCCTGTCGGAGGTCGACGTCGACGACGTCAAGGAGGCCCAGGCGGCCGGCCTGACGATCGCCTCGGTGCAGAACCGCTACAACCTCGGGGACCGCCGGGCCGAGGACCTGCTGACGTACTGCGAGGAGCAGGGCATCGCCTTCATCCCGTGGGCCCCCGTCGACGCGGGCAGCCTGGCTCGGCCCGGCGGGCCGCTCGACGAGATCGCGAAGGACCACGACGCCACGACGTCCCAGCTCGCCCTGGCGTGGCTGCTGCGCCGCTCGCCCGTCATCGTGCCGATCCCCGGCACCTCGACCGTCGCCCACCTCGAGGAGAACCTCGCCGCGGCCGACGTCGAGCTGAGCGACGAGGAGTTCGCCACCCTCGAGGCCGCCGGCCGGTGA